One genomic segment of Pirellulales bacterium includes these proteins:
- a CDS encoding polysaccharide lyase family protein: MCTIFFFGGALGLIQVSHAAITRTVSGNNWIISNGALTATFSTTGSDITSLVVAGHSDNILDPSNSKLYPEFAGTPFGSGTMTANFQQTSNYIDFWTTTQSNLTLNSSGNPTNPITYSFHYVMFNNDPAIHMYEEVSHASTDPATSIGQGQFLMRVDPTKFSTLYQFNTGPNNPGATVTNLPTTTAQLAELNGSSTGYGNANRLDLAEVLDLNGDADLEQLIGRNFLNKYDYSSYTQFWQGQTEVGPNYAVSTVLPSKETMTGGPTKQNLMFTNNILMVEFLSGHYGDSNYSYVPPQGVDSSRLFGPYVFRVTPTNGETPAQLYQDAINSASSYIPLYDTDSTLLANGYVSSTQRGSLQISLGNSAGWSNNVNNNTLVLSDPNTNFQESHQGYQYWAQVNSNGTASISGIAPGTYRMSIYEYGQWGETRVDGVQVKANLITIPQNVKFTPENFGTAAPIWTLGTPNRSANEFLNGHTATGADNRNYYGSYNYWQEMADLGNNGKVVYYATAVGSTPATNDPNKWIANQWGLFNPALYNPADNSKDLYPTLVPAYVTAGGGPSMYTGSPWEIHFTTTSAQLNQGQYVVLSVGLAANEASLIVTLNGHTEIWHFGGSNSDPMVRSGVAGVYKFLAFQYPTSDLNAAGTDNEFTFGVSQNDGVMYDAMRMEITNTSANPSATGWFDYDYITGSNTQTASGDSTGLSAPLVFVVPEPTSLALLAIGSMIFLSRSIKRKP; encoded by the coding sequence GTGTGCACAATCTTCTTTTTTGGCGGCGCTTTGGGTCTGATCCAAGTGTCCCATGCGGCCATCACGCGCACCGTTAGCGGAAACAACTGGATTATTTCCAACGGCGCGCTGACCGCTACGTTTAGCACCACCGGCTCCGACATTACCAGCCTCGTGGTGGCCGGCCACAGCGACAACATTTTGGATCCCAGCAATTCCAAGCTGTACCCGGAATTTGCCGGCACGCCCTTTGGCAGCGGCACCATGACGGCCAATTTTCAGCAGACCAGCAATTACATTGACTTCTGGACCACCACGCAATCCAACCTAACCTTGAACTCTTCCGGCAACCCCACCAATCCCATCACCTATTCGTTTCATTACGTGATGTTTAATAACGATCCGGCGATTCATATGTATGAAGAGGTGAGCCATGCGTCGACGGATCCTGCCACCAGCATCGGCCAGGGGCAGTTTTTAATGCGGGTCGACCCAACGAAGTTTTCTACGCTGTACCAGTTCAACACCGGCCCCAATAACCCCGGCGCAACGGTCACCAATTTGCCCACCACGACGGCCCAATTGGCGGAACTCAATGGCAGTTCCACCGGTTACGGCAATGCCAATCGCTTGGATTTAGCGGAAGTGCTCGATTTGAATGGCGACGCCGATCTGGAGCAGTTGATCGGCCGTAATTTCTTGAACAAGTACGACTATTCCTCCTACACCCAGTTTTGGCAGGGGCAAACCGAAGTGGGGCCCAACTACGCTGTTTCCACTGTCCTCCCTTCCAAAGAGACCATGACCGGCGGTCCGACCAAGCAAAACTTGATGTTTACCAACAACATTTTGATGGTGGAGTTTTTGTCGGGCCATTATGGCGACAGTAACTATTCCTATGTTCCACCGCAGGGTGTCGACAGCAGCCGGCTGTTTGGCCCGTACGTATTCCGGGTGACGCCCACCAACGGCGAAACGCCTGCGCAGCTTTACCAAGACGCCATCAACTCGGCCTCGTCGTACATTCCGTTGTACGATACGGATTCTACCCTGCTGGCCAACGGCTACGTTTCTTCCACGCAGCGTGGTTCGTTGCAGATATCCCTTGGAAATTCCGCCGGCTGGAGCAATAACGTCAACAATAATACGCTGGTGCTTTCGGACCCCAACACCAACTTTCAGGAATCGCACCAGGGGTATCAGTATTGGGCGCAGGTAAACTCCAACGGCACGGCGTCGATTTCGGGAATTGCCCCGGGCACTTACCGGATGAGCATTTACGAGTACGGCCAATGGGGCGAAACCCGCGTCGACGGCGTGCAAGTCAAAGCCAACCTGATAACCATTCCGCAAAATGTAAAGTTCACGCCGGAAAACTTCGGCACGGCGGCTCCCATTTGGACGCTAGGCACTCCGAACCGATCCGCCAACGAATTCCTGAACGGGCATACCGCCACCGGCGCCGACAATCGAAATTATTACGGATCGTATAACTACTGGCAGGAAATGGCTGATTTGGGCAATAACGGCAAGGTGGTGTATTACGCCACAGCCGTCGGCAGCACGCCGGCCACCAACGATCCCAACAAATGGATTGCCAATCAATGGGGTTTGTTCAATCCCGCCCTGTATAATCCGGCCGACAATTCTAAAGACTTGTATCCGACGTTGGTTCCCGCCTACGTGACGGCCGGTGGCGGCCCAAGCATGTATACGGGTTCGCCCTGGGAAATTCACTTCACCACCACCAGCGCTCAATTAAACCAGGGGCAATACGTGGTTTTATCGGTCGGCCTGGCCGCTAATGAGGCCAGTTTGATCGTTACGCTCAATGGCCATACCGAGATCTGGCACTTCGGCGGCAGCAACAGCGATCCCATGGTCCGCAGCGGAGTAGCCGGCGTGTACAAGTTTTTGGCTTTCCAGTATCCCACTTCGGATTTGAATGCCGCCGGGACCGACAATGAATTTACATTCGGCGTGAGCCAAAACGACGGCGTAATGTACGATGCCATGCGCATGGAAATTACCAATACTTCCGCCAATCCTAGTGCCACCGGTTGGTTCGACTACGATTACATCACCGGCTCTAATACCCAAACGGCCTCCGGCGACTCCACGGGCCTAAGCGCACCGTTGGTGTTTGTGGTGCCCGAGCCCACGTCGCTGGCGCTGTTGGCAATCGGTTCAATGATTTTTCTAAGCCGCTCTATCAAAAGAAAACCATAG